The following DNA comes from Candidatus Babeliales bacterium.
CAGGTTTGCGTTTTGCTGTAGCTTTTTTAACAGCAGGCTTGCGTTTCGCTGTTGTCATTTTTGCAGCAGGTTTACGTTTTGCTACAGTTGATTTCGCTGCTGGTTTGCGTTTTGTTGCAACTTTTTTACTAGATTTACTTTTTGCAGTAGAAGTGCTTTTTGCGCCACTGCGCTTTCTTAAGCTGCCAGAAGTTTCATTACTAGTGGATAAACTACGACTTTGTGTGCGTTTTTTAGTTTTACGGGGCTTATTGGCAAGGGTATTTTTTGCAAATGATTTAAGGGTTGCAGCAACTTTTTCTATCATGGACTTATTATGTCTTGCTGATTTGTGATGCTTAGCAGTTCTTTTTTTTCCTGCCAAGCTTTTTGTTTTTTTGACTACCATCGGGACTCCTTCTTTTGGCTTATTTTAAAAACTTTATACTTACTTCAATTTCAATTGTACAAAAAATTATTTTATTAAATCAACAGAATGAATAAATATTTCTTAATTTTAAACTTTCATTATTTTTTTTTAATAAATTGCAATTGAAAAAAATAAGAATTTAATTGAATTGTGGTTGACAGAGAGAAAGAAGAATTTCACCATTAGCAGCGCTTAACGAACAATGTGGCAAATTGTATTTTTTATAAAACGCATTAACAACCCATTGATATTTCTCACCGTCTGAGTCTTGTAAAATTTTAGCATGCTTACCATAATCAGTGATAAAAATATAAGCATGTTTATGCCCAGATTCAACTAATTTTTTATATACATTAATAGAACTTTCCACTGGAACAAGATTATCTTCTTTTGAACAAACAATTAAAATTGGAATATTTTTTGAAATATTTTCAATGCAATTTTTAGGACTATAACCATAACGAGTATATTTTTTAAAAATACACTCTGCAATAGTTTCACCGTAGGACAGTGGTAACCAACATAAGTTTTTTCTTTGCATCGTATATTCAATAACTTCACTCATAGAGTTATAAGGCGATTCAAGTAATAGCGCTTTAACGTTATCTAGCTGATATAACCCTGAGAAAATTAATGCATTGGAAGCGCCTCGTGATATTCCAAATAAAATAATTTCATCATTACCATAGTGTGATAGTGTTTTTTGATATGCTTTATTGAGACAACTAATTTCATTTTTTTGACCAAAACTTGTTTCATTATAATTAACTCGGTAAAATTTAGTGGTAGCATCAGGATAATTAAATGATGCAGTTGGAGTAGTGATTAGATATCGATTGTTATAATATTTTTCATCATTTTTTATATATGTTTTAGTATATTTATAAATCTGTTTTCCTGTATCAGCTATTCCATGAGAAAATAGTGTAATAGCTCTTGATAAGGAGAATGTATGTACAAAAAAACAAATTGTCATAATCACCAAAAAAGTGTTATTTTTACAATTCATGCAATCTTTCCTTATAAAGCTTATTTCTATGATAGATTTTGTATTTTTTCCCCTATATAATATATATTATACCCTAAATTAAACTATAATTACAGTACTAAGTGAGATTTTTATGAAAAAATTACCTGATATAATGCACGATTTTTCTGGTTGGTATAATGAGGTTATTTATGATGCAGAATTAGTTGATCATGCGCCAGTAAAAGGATGTATGGTAATACGACCTTATGGTTATGCTATATGGGAGCGCATACAAGCTATATTAGATGAAAGAATTAAATCCACTGGACACCAAAATGCCTCTTTTCCTCTACTTATTCCAGAATCATTTTTGAAAAAAGAGGCTCAACATATTGCTGGTTTTTCTCCTGAATTAGCAGTAGTAACTCATGCGGGAGGTAAAGCGCTTGAAGAACCGCTCGTCATACGTCCAACATCAGAAACTATTATTCACTATATGTTTGCACGTTGGATACGTTCATGGCGCGATTTACCACTTAAAATTAATCAATGGGCTAATGTTGTACGCTGGGAAATGCGTACACGACCTTTTTTGCGTACAACTGAATTTTTTTGGCAAGAAGGTCATACAGCACACGAAACACATGATGAAGCTGATCAAGAAGTACAAATGATGCTTCATGAATACGTAAAACTTGCTCAAAATTATTTAGCTATTCCTGTATTTACTGGATCGAAAACTGAATATGAAAAATTTCCTGGCGCTGAAAAGACAATGACATTTGAAGCTTTTATGCCTGATGGTAAAGCATTGCAAATGGGAACTTCGCATTTGCTATCTCAATCTTTTGCGCATGCGTTTGATATGCAATTTCAAGATCGTCAGGAAAAGCAGTCATACCCTTATTTAACAAGCTGGGGAACTACCACTCGTCTTATCGGTGCCCTTGTAATGGCTCATGGTGACCAAAAAGGACTTGTGCTGCCGCCTAAAATAGCGCCAATTCAAGTAGTAATTATTCCTATTTTTAAATCAGGCTCTGACAACTCACCTATTATAAATACCGCAATGATGCTTGCAGAAAGTCTTAAATTAGCTCATCTTCGTGTGCACATTGATGATGAAGAAGATAAAACGCCTGGCTCAAAGTTTTTTAAATGGGAACTTAAAGGTGTTCCCGTACGAATTGAAATTGGACCAAAAGATATAGAAAAAGAACAAGTAGTTGTTGTTGATCGTGTTAGTTTTGATAAACAATGTCTTCCAATGTTAGGATTAGTTGATAAAATACAACAGTTATTAGAAAATATTCAAACAACACTTTTTAATAATGCTCAAAATCGTGTTAACGCTATGAAGCATAGTCATAATATACTTATTGAATTTGGTCCATTATTAGAAAAAGAAGGTACTTTTTATCAAACCAGTTGGTGTGGTAATGGAGAATGTGAAGCAGAGTTGAAACATTATAAAGCAAGTATCCGGTGTATTGTTGAAGGACATACATTTAAAACATGTTTTCATTGTAAGCAAATAAGTAAGCATGATGTATTGGTCGCTCGTTCATATTAATTTTCTATGATAAAGGCTTGATATGGATGTGAAACTAATACAAATAAAATTTGAATCGTATCTTTTGGTAGAACGGTGTGTTGCCAGTAATACATTTCTTTCATATAAGCGAGACCTGGATCAATTTTTTGAGTATGTTCATAAAAAAAAGATTTTTTTTGAAGCTATTACTGGCGATGAATTAAAACAATTTATTTATTACTTATATGAACTTAAATTGTCTGCACGAAGTATTGGCCGTAAAATATCAACACTCAAAACATTTTTTAGCTATGTTAGCAGTAATTTTGATATTAAAAATCATACAAAAGAACTCCATATGCCAAAAATTGAAAAAAAATTACCTATTTGCCTTACACAGGATGAAGTTGCTAATGTACTTACGCATTCCAAAATAGATCAATCATCATTGGCAATTCGTAATTCTATTATGTTGCATATATTGTATGGTTCTGGAATACGTGTTAGCGAACTTATTAATATAAAAATTTCTGATATTGACCTTGATACATGTATTCTCTCTGTTAGAGGAAAAGG
Coding sequences within:
- the proS gene encoding proline--tRNA ligase, translated to MKKLPDIMHDFSGWYNEVIYDAELVDHAPVKGCMVIRPYGYAIWERIQAILDERIKSTGHQNASFPLLIPESFLKKEAQHIAGFSPELAVVTHAGGKALEEPLVIRPTSETIIHYMFARWIRSWRDLPLKINQWANVVRWEMRTRPFLRTTEFFWQEGHTAHETHDEADQEVQMMLHEYVKLAQNYLAIPVFTGSKTEYEKFPGAEKTMTFEAFMPDGKALQMGTSHLLSQSFAHAFDMQFQDRQEKQSYPYLTSWGTTTRLIGALVMAHGDQKGLVLPPKIAPIQVVIIPIFKSGSDNSPIINTAMMLAESLKLAHLRVHIDDEEDKTPGSKFFKWELKGVPVRIEIGPKDIEKEQVVVVDRVSFDKQCLPMLGLVDKIQQLLENIQTTLFNNAQNRVNAMKHSHNILIEFGPLLEKEGTFYQTSWCGNGECEAELKHYKASIRCIVEGHTFKTCFHCKQISKHDVLVARSY
- the xerA gene encoding site-specific tyrosine recombinase/integron integrase: MDVKLIQIKFESYLLVERCVASNTFLSYKRDLDQFFEYVHKKKIFFEAITGDELKQFIYYLYELKLSARSIGRKISTLKTFFSYVSSNFDIKNHTKELHMPKIEKKLPICLTQDEVANVLTHSKIDQSSLAIRNSIMLHILYGSGIRVSELINIKISDIDLDTCILSVRGKGGKERMIPLPQSVIDVLSNYLKEQQVHVISPLLKDSIYLFPIVYGKKIKPISRQSCWGILKKLCKNAGIKRTISPHHLRHSFATHMLENGIDLRSLQVLLGHEEVTTVEVYTHVEISQLRKIYDKKHPRS